The region GAGACACATCAACATCATCCCAGAAATAGAAATGCCTGGTCACGCGCAAGCCGCTATAGCTGCTTATCCAGAATTGGGCTGTACCGGAAAAGAAATAGGCGTAGCAACAGAATGGGGTGTTTTTGAAGATATTTATTGTCCGAGTGAAGCAACCTTTATATTCCTTGAAAACGTTCTGGACGAAGTCATGGAGTTATTCCCATCGTCCTACATTCACATAGGTGGTGATGAGGCGCCTAAAACACAATGGAAAACAAGTGCTATCGCACAACAAGTAATTCAAGAAAACGGCTTAAAAGACGAAGCCGAACTCCAATCCTATTTTATACAGCGCATGGAAAAGTATGTCAATTCCAAAGGCCGCAATATCATAGGTTGGGACGAGATTCTAGAAGGTGGTCTGGCGCCCAACGCAACGGTGATGAGCTGGCGGGGGACCACAGGCGCTGTGGAAGCAGCAAAGGCGGGTCACGACGTCATCATGACGCCTACTTCTCATTCCTATTTTGATTATTATCAAAGTGAAAGCGATGACGAACCTACCGCAATAGGCGGATTCTTACCCCTAGAAAAAGTGTATCATTTCCAACCCATTCCAAAAGAACTCACTGCCGAAGAAGCAAAACACATTCTAGGCCCACAAGGAAACATCTGGACAGAATACATAACTACGGGCGACCAAGTAGAATACATGGCTTTTCCACGTATGCTGGCTATGAGCGAGGTGGCATGGACCGCAGCCGAAAATAAAGACTATGCTAGTTTTATAAATCGAGTGGAATATTTCCATAAAAAAATGGATGCGCTGGATATCAATTATGCCAACCATTTATATGAAGTCAGCGGATTTCTAAATGACCAACAACAATATGAGTTGAGCACCACAACCTTAGGGAAAGAAATTCGTTACACCACAGATGGTACCCAGCCTACAGCCTCTTCTAAACTGTATCAACAAGCTCTTCCTTTTACAGAAAACCTATACCTAAATGCAGCTGTTTTTAAAGACGGGGAATTATTAGGTAAGGTATTTACTCAAGAAATGCTTTTCCATAAAGGAATAGGCGCCATCATTACTGTTGATAAAGAGCCTCATAAATCCTATCCAGGCAGCGGTGCAGCAGGATTGATCAATGGAATTAAAGGAAGTGACTCGCGTTATGGCGATAGCGAATGGCTGGGGTTTTGGGGCGATGATATAGAGATTAAAATTACTTTTAAAGAACCTATTGAAATAAATGAAATCGAGTTGAGATTTTATAATGCACCTGGGCAATGGATTTATGCGCCGAAAGAATTTGAGCTATTCTTCACTCTTGAATTGGGTGACACTGTTTATGACCGAAGAGAAATTAAGGAAAGTGAGAACAACATCATCGAAATCAATTATAAATTATACAAGCCTAAAAGCATTACTCCTAAATACACCAAATTAAAAATTAAAATCCCCAACTACGGCATTATTCCAGACGGCAAACAAGGCGCTGGAAATAAAGCTTGGACATTCATAGACGAAATAATCATTAACTAATATGCTACTAGAAATTTGCGCCTCCAATTATCAAAGCGCCCTTAACGCTCAAAATGCTGGAGCGCAACGCATAGAATTGTGTAGCGAGCTTGCCGTAGGTGGCATCACACCTAGTTATGGATTGCTCAAAAAAGTAATGGAAGAACTCACTATCCCAGTAATGGTATTGATACGTCCACGTTCTGGTAATTTTGTTTATACTGATGATGAATTTGACATCATGAAACGTGACATCCAACTTTGCAAAGAGCTGGGCTGTGCTGGAATTGTTTCTGGCGTTTTAAATGAAGATTTTTCGGTAGATCTAGAATCAACCAAGGTGCTGATTGAACTCGCAAAACCTATGAGCTTTACGTTCCACAGAGCTTTTGACCATGTAAAAAATCCTGAAGAGGCTCTTAAAGAGTTGGCTGCAATAGGAGTTTCCAGAATCCTAACTTCTGGCCAACATTCTAGAGCTGTGGACGGTATAGCAAATTTGAAAGCTTATCAACGTATCGCGGGTGAGTCTTTAATCATCTTACCTGCTGGTGGTATTAATAGGGAGAACTGTTCCGCTTTCGCGAAAGCAAATTTTAAAGAAATTCATGCCAGCGCTACAGAGATTATAGAACAAACTACGCGTACTTTAGTACCTATGAATTCGCTTAAATTTATTCAAGAAAACATAGAAGTAATTTCTGATACCAACCAAATAAAAGCCATTCTTAAAAATAGTCATCATGAGGTATAGTGTGCTTTTACTTTTGCTGGTCTTCTGCTATTCCTGTCAAGTAGAAAAACCTAATTTACAAAGACAATACATAGATGCTCCTTGGGAGTTGTATCTAGAGCAATTCACCAATCCTATTGCCGACTCTATTACTATTCCTTCTACTGTTCATAGCGCTATCATAGCTAAGACCAGACATCCTTTTATAGGTAATAATGAAAATCGCATGCAATGGATTACCGAGACGGACTGGACCTACAAAACGCAATTTAAAGTAGATCGCAACACTCTAAAAAAAGAATATATAAATCTCAATTTTGAAGGAATAGACACCTATGCTTCTATTTCACTCAACGGTGTCACTATTCTAGAAACTGACAATGCTTTTTTACACTGGAAAACAGACGTAAAACCATACTTAAAAGAAGAAAACGAGCTGCTTATCGCCATCAAATCTCCGCTTCCAATCGAAGAAGAAAAAGCTGCGGCAAATCCGTATACCTTACCTGTTGGAAATCGAGTGTATACCCGCAAAGCTCAATTTCAATACGGTTGGGACTGGGGACCTAAGCTCAACACCATGGGGATTATCAAACCGGTGTATCTCGAAGCTTATGATCATTTTAAAATTGAAGATGTATACATCAAGCAAAACTATATACAAGATTCTATAGCCAATCTCACAGCTCAAATCAAACTTTCCAGACCTATAACAGAGCAACTCACTTACCAAATCAAGGTGAATGATAGCCTCTACCCTATTAAAATCACAGACTCCTTATTGGCATCTGATGTTCATGCAACTCAAGAAGTTCATTTTGAAATCAGTAATCCACAACTTTGGTGGCCGCATAATATAGGCGAGCCTTACTTGTATGAGATGGAAGTTTTGGTTTTAAAAGACGGAAAATTAATCGACTCCAAAAAGCTCCAAAGAGGAATACGCACCATAGAGTTAGTTAATGAGCCCGATGATTTAGGAACTTCCTTTTATTTTAAGGTAAATGGTGTTCCTGTTTATATGAAAGGTGCTAATTACATACCGCAAAACTCCATGCAAGATCTCGTCACCGATCAGCATTATGAAGAATTACTGAGCGATGCAGTAGACGCTAATATGAACATGCTTAGAGTTTGGGGCGGTGGCAGTTATGAGAACGATGTGTTTTATGAAAAATGCGA is a window of Nonlabens sp. MB-3u-79 DNA encoding:
- a CDS encoding beta-N-acetylhexosaminidase → MSARFLILCSLILTLLSCREPDIKLSSPSIIPAPQSLLVKPGYFTMDPSTVISNADDFTHSVDFLKSFLEVKTNRSWETKYATENVILFEYDASITAAEAYTLESNAQQILIKASTDAGAFYAVQTLIQLLPFELEKPVPTHPIHLPAVSIKDQPRFSYRGMHLDVSRHLFDVEFIKKYIDAMAMLKMNSFHWHLTDDQGWRIEIKKYPKLQEIAAYRDSTLIGHYNDSPRLYADKKYGGFYTQEDVREVIAFAKARHINIIPEIEMPGHAQAAIAAYPELGCTGKEIGVATEWGVFEDIYCPSEATFIFLENVLDEVMELFPSSYIHIGGDEAPKTQWKTSAIAQQVIQENGLKDEAELQSYFIQRMEKYVNSKGRNIIGWDEILEGGLAPNATVMSWRGTTGAVEAAKAGHDVIMTPTSHSYFDYYQSESDDEPTAIGGFLPLEKVYHFQPIPKELTAEEAKHILGPQGNIWTEYITTGDQVEYMAFPRMLAMSEVAWTAAENKDYASFINRVEYFHKKMDALDINYANHLYEVSGFLNDQQQYELSTTTLGKEIRYTTDGTQPTASSKLYQQALPFTENLYLNAAVFKDGELLGKVFTQEMLFHKGIGAIITVDKEPHKSYPGSGAAGLINGIKGSDSRYGDSEWLGFWGDDIEIKITFKEPIEINEIELRFYNAPGQWIYAPKEFELFFTLELGDTVYDRREIKESENNIIEINYKLYKPKSITPKYTKLKIKIPNYGIIPDGKQGAGNKAWTFIDEIIIN
- a CDS encoding copper homeostasis protein CutC, producing the protein MLLEICASNYQSALNAQNAGAQRIELCSELAVGGITPSYGLLKKVMEELTIPVMVLIRPRSGNFVYTDDEFDIMKRDIQLCKELGCAGIVSGVLNEDFSVDLESTKVLIELAKPMSFTFHRAFDHVKNPEEALKELAAIGVSRILTSGQHSRAVDGIANLKAYQRIAGESLIILPAGGINRENCSAFAKANFKEIHASATEIIEQTTRTLVPMNSLKFIQENIEVISDTNQIKAILKNSHHEV